The Paraflavitalea devenefica genome contains a region encoding:
- a CDS encoding TlpA family protein disulfide reductase, with protein sequence MKPVLLAFLVLLCPYLNAQNKKPLAIEDAQMSDYLAKRQLPTLTVKVLDAPGKTDIKCTMVTLGTSFQITRHTITNEKGEAHITLDQNLPYQQIWLNVGNYLYTGVYVNTDLTVTINAVKARHKRIYFNSDGVVYTGTDGALNTAMTKHVLYKKREQDMLENTLETAFHGKPLGHPDTTFYKRADSIYKELSRLDDEFITQYPAFEWAVRNETDSWFYSTICIVHCGGDLPSNWLQKIKQHTPYFTSNDGVLFYRYLSQYTRFHKGLPSTGPAFRNQLTFIDRHFERPKADILKLSLLEAYKDTFATTYPSIIQSTRTKWCRKRMEEELAQAFARQKDIDSLLALQKSLDKDSIYIGTPLGTLPFDANLYRLDSIGNIDDFIVHLQSKFKGKAIIIDLWATWCAPCLGDLPSSKQLHEANKDLPVAYVYLCTSSNSSIAIWKNKVAGMKIPGTHIFINDAILSKLRSRLDAEGGFPTYVVIDAVGKSHPKTITLMSRLNREELKKVTGLK encoded by the coding sequence ATGAAACCGGTTCTACTGGCTTTCCTGGTATTGTTATGCCCTTACCTGAATGCACAAAACAAGAAACCCCTGGCGATTGAGGACGCTCAAATGAGCGATTACCTGGCCAAACGGCAACTGCCCACTTTAACTGTCAAGGTGCTTGATGCCCCGGGGAAAACGGACATCAAATGCACCATGGTAACCCTTGGCACCAGCTTTCAGATTACCAGGCACACCATCACCAATGAAAAAGGCGAAGCCCACATCACGCTGGATCAAAACTTACCTTATCAGCAGATATGGCTGAACGTGGGCAATTACCTGTATACCGGCGTGTATGTAAATACAGACCTGACGGTAACGATCAATGCTGTTAAAGCAAGGCACAAAAGGATCTATTTTAATAGCGATGGTGTTGTGTACACCGGGACCGACGGCGCATTGAATACTGCCATGACTAAACATGTACTGTACAAAAAAAGAGAGCAGGATATGTTGGAAAATACCCTCGAGACAGCGTTTCACGGCAAGCCGCTGGGCCATCCGGACACTACATTTTATAAAAGGGCCGATTCAATATATAAGGAACTATCCCGCCTCGACGATGAATTTATCACACAGTACCCGGCATTTGAATGGGCTGTGCGGAATGAAACGGACTCCTGGTTTTATAGCACTATATGTATCGTACATTGCGGCGGTGATCTGCCGTCCAACTGGTTGCAAAAAATAAAGCAACATACACCCTACTTTACCAGCAATGATGGCGTATTATTCTATCGGTATCTTAGCCAATATACCCGGTTCCATAAGGGACTCCCCTCCACAGGACCCGCTTTCAGGAACCAGTTAACTTTTATTGACCGCCATTTTGAAAGGCCCAAGGCGGATATCCTGAAGCTGTCCCTGCTGGAGGCCTATAAGGATACATTCGCTACCACCTACCCGTCCATTATACAAAGCACCCGCACCAAATGGTGCAGGAAGCGGATGGAAGAAGAACTGGCGCAGGCATTCGCGCGGCAAAAGGATATTGACAGTCTGCTGGCATTACAAAAGAGCCTCGATAAGGACAGCATTTATATAGGTACACCCCTGGGGACCCTGCCTTTTGACGCTAATCTCTACAGGCTGGACAGTATCGGGAATATAGATGACTTTATTGTCCATTTGCAATCAAAGTTCAAAGGCAAAGCGATCATTATAGATCTTTGGGCCACCTGGTGCGCCCCCTGCCTGGGAGATCTGCCTTCCAGCAAGCAGCTCCATGAAGCAAATAAAGACCTGCCGGTAGCCTATGTTTACCTGTGCACCAGCTCCAATTCAAGTATAGCGATTTGGAAAAACAAGGTGGCAGGCATGAAAATACCAGGTACACACATTTTTATAAACGATGCCATCCTGAGTAAACTGAGGAGCAGGCTTGATGCGGAAGGTGGTTTTCCGACGTATGTGGTCATAGATGCTGTGGGCAAGAGCCATCCCAAGACCATTACATTGATGAGTCGTCTTAACCGGGAAGAATTGAAGAAGGTTACCGGGCTAAAGTAA
- a CDS encoding LytR/AlgR family response regulator transcription factor: protein MIKAVIIDDEKNNIDNLYGLLKKHAPEVEIAATATNADDGISIIMETAPDLVFLDIQMPGKNGFEVLKALPHCEFEVVFVTAFDQYGIQAVKFSAIDYLLKPVNTHELKAAVAKVKDKLEQRKQNFQLENLLKLIRQKDEKKEHRLALATTREMRFVNPDKIIRCESSNAYTIFYLTGGEKITVSRPIFEFEELLTDYGFIRCHQSHLVNKSFIKSWIRENGGHLLLDDDTEVPVSRGKKENLVQALIPNRK, encoded by the coding sequence ATGATAAAAGCAGTGATCATTGACGATGAAAAGAACAACATTGACAACCTGTACGGGCTTTTAAAAAAGCATGCACCGGAAGTGGAAATAGCAGCAACCGCTACCAATGCGGATGACGGGATTTCCATCATCATGGAAACTGCTCCCGACCTGGTATTCCTGGATATCCAGATGCCGGGCAAAAACGGGTTTGAGGTATTAAAAGCGTTGCCCCATTGCGAGTTTGAGGTCGTTTTTGTAACAGCTTTCGATCAGTACGGTATTCAGGCAGTGAAATTCTCTGCTATTGACTATTTACTGAAACCCGTTAACACGCATGAGCTGAAAGCTGCTGTTGCCAAGGTGAAGGATAAGCTGGAACAACGAAAGCAAAACTTCCAGTTGGAGAATCTGCTGAAGCTGATCAGGCAGAAAGATGAAAAAAAGGAACACCGGCTGGCCCTGGCCACTACCAGGGAAATGCGTTTTGTGAACCCGGATAAGATCATCCGGTGTGAATCTTCTAACGCCTATACCATCTTTTATTTAACCGGAGGAGAAAAGATCACGGTATCCAGACCCATATTTGAATTTGAAGAACTGCTGACAGATTATGGATTTATACGCTGTCATCAGTCGCACCTCGTCAACAAAAGCTTCATCAAAAGCTGGATAAGGGAAAACGGAGGGCATCTGCTGCTGGATGATGATACGGAAGTACCTGTTTCAAGAGGCAAAAAAGAAAACCTTGTACAGGCATTGATCCCGAACAGGAAATAA
- a CDS encoding sensor histidine kinase encodes MRTTAGIILLLLLVSLCKGQRLELQMDTINSYMNSPGDTIRKYFVFSPYSYPAPRYYLHSNKNYTTTLKEPYLKIGAFYAKKLAVNYSFAHEKIPELATFANDTTVFNILYFDSYSGKYAIPLFDSSGIIVTVNGINRENAAQYEFRILENKTQVVVPWTRPRLFCKAYLTTQIAQKDKKDKTVAYLGQFKNGFGKSLTIQVRRIDQPDLIQVALSAVWINQQPTVIATFAPAQLSDFLETIKRQWMPNKHLEPLADWTKGYPALELRHEFEPDENNLIFYLDEIVESKEIIEYNLVHGNDSTGWKVNDFNQNFIWLRDLQPGRYKLHIRYSVQRQHVAVYPFTIISAWYQTIWFKAGLAAVSVLATGFIILLFKARRQTRRLKMQGIQKQLVQTQLKSIRSQFNPHFVFNSLNSVQAFITKNEPDKANQYLMEFSTLMRNSLKESNHEFVSITKETDMLSSYLNLEQLRFGFSYIIDIDPSIDAHAVEMPGLLLQPLVENAIKHGIAALHEQGKLGVHFEKKGADMLVRVTDNGKGITADSDNGGFGLKLTRERISLLNETLEDQHIALTIGREKEMTCVVIHFKNWLI; translated from the coding sequence ATGCGTACAACAGCCGGCATAATCTTACTTCTTTTATTGGTTTCCCTTTGCAAAGGGCAAAGGCTGGAGCTGCAGATGGACACGATCAATAGCTATATGAACAGCCCCGGAGATACCATCCGGAAATATTTTGTTTTTAGCCCTTACTCATATCCCGCTCCCAGGTATTATCTCCACTCCAATAAAAACTATACCACAACACTTAAAGAGCCTTATTTAAAGATAGGCGCCTTTTATGCTAAAAAGCTGGCGGTCAACTATTCCTTTGCCCATGAAAAAATACCGGAACTGGCAACATTCGCCAATGACACCACTGTCTTCAATATTCTATATTTTGACAGCTATTCCGGGAAATACGCCATTCCCCTGTTCGATTCATCTGGTATTATTGTAACCGTCAATGGCATCAACCGGGAGAATGCGGCGCAATATGAATTCCGTATCCTGGAGAACAAAACACAAGTGGTGGTGCCCTGGACCCGGCCCAGGCTTTTTTGTAAAGCTTACCTCACGACTCAGATTGCTCAAAAAGATAAAAAAGACAAAACTGTAGCTTACCTGGGCCAATTTAAAAACGGGTTCGGGAAAAGCCTCACCATCCAGGTCAGAAGGATTGACCAGCCCGATCTCATCCAGGTGGCACTATCGGCTGTCTGGATCAACCAGCAGCCTACCGTAATAGCCACTTTTGCACCTGCACAATTGTCCGACTTCCTGGAAACTATCAAGAGACAGTGGATGCCCAACAAGCACCTGGAACCGCTGGCAGACTGGACAAAAGGGTATCCGGCATTGGAACTAAGGCATGAATTTGAGCCGGACGAAAACAACCTGATCTTTTACCTGGATGAAATAGTGGAATCGAAGGAGATTATTGAGTATAACCTTGTTCATGGCAATGACAGTACAGGCTGGAAGGTAAATGACTTTAACCAGAACTTCATCTGGCTGCGGGACCTGCAACCCGGTCGGTACAAACTGCATATCAGGTATAGTGTACAAAGGCAGCATGTGGCGGTTTATCCTTTTACGATCATATCTGCATGGTATCAAACGATCTGGTTCAAAGCCGGGCTTGCAGCAGTAAGTGTACTGGCTACCGGTTTTATTATCCTGCTGTTCAAAGCAAGGAGGCAGACACGCAGACTCAAAATGCAAGGCATACAAAAACAGTTGGTACAAACACAGCTCAAATCCATCCGCTCCCAGTTTAATCCGCATTTCGTTTTTAACTCCCTGAATTCTGTCCAGGCATTTATCACCAAAAACGAGCCGGATAAAGCCAATCAGTACCTGATGGAGTTCAGCACCCTGATGAGGAATTCGTTGAAGGAAAGCAATCACGAATTTGTGAGTATAACCAAAGAAACAGACATGCTCAGCAGCTACCTGAACCTTGAGCAATTGCGTTTCGGCTTTAGTTATATTATTGATATTGATCCCTCAATAGATGCCCATGCCGTGGAAATGCCCGGTTTGCTGCTGCAACCGCTGGTGGAAAATGCCATCAAACACGGCATAGCTGCCCTGCATGAGCAGGGAAAATTGGGTGTACACTTTGAGAAAAAGGGAGCAGACATGCTGGTGCGTGTAACAGATAACGGCAAGGGAATAACTGCAGACAGCGATAACGGAGGATTTGGTTTGAAACTCACCCGGGAACGCATCAGCTTGCTGAACGAAACACTGGAAGACCAACATATAGCGCTGACAATAGGCAGGGAAAAAGAAATGACCTGTGTGGTTATACACTTTAAAAACTGGCTGATATGA
- a CDS encoding M23 family metallopeptidase — protein sequence MSITISKSMSLGMLVLMVTALSCSKNEKPAAQEEAVVEQKASDETTTLAAAARIPSPVPGKVVTYPFGIVDPRYAAGYHTGDDYAAPTGTPVVAVLGGTIAWSNNTGGAYGRWIGLRATNGRDYVYCHLSVRSVSTGATVVAGQKLGEVGATGNVTGPHLHFEDRPRGGGYGQVRKPTW from the coding sequence ATGAGCATCACAATTAGCAAAAGCATGTCCCTGGGCATGTTAGTACTTATGGTAACTGCATTATCCTGTAGCAAAAACGAAAAACCTGCTGCACAGGAAGAAGCGGTTGTTGAACAAAAAGCCAGCGATGAGACTACTACACTTGCCGCTGCGGCCAGGATCCCTTCACCCGTTCCCGGCAAAGTGGTAACGTATCCATTTGGTATTGTAGATCCCCGTTATGCAGCGGGCTACCATACAGGAGATGATTATGCCGCTCCCACGGGTACTCCGGTGGTAGCTGTTCTGGGTGGCACTATTGCCTGGTCAAACAATACTGGTGGCGCCTATGGCAGATGGATTGGCCTGCGTGCCACCAATGGCCGCGATTATGTGTATTGCCATCTCTCTGTTCGCTCAGTGAGCACCGGTGCTACGGTAGTAGCAGGTCAGAAATTGGGTGAAGTAGGTGCTACGGGGAATGTGACAGGTCCGCACCTGCATTTTGAAGACCGTCCCAGGGGAGGTGGCTATGGACAGGTACGCAAGCCAACCTGGTAA
- a CDS encoding carboxypeptidase regulatory-like domain-containing protein has translation MIRKKLLPVMILLFLLPVQLLAQQITFIIKDQQTGFAVPGATVSVTTPNGKASSLQAAKNGKALFDASTGRHDFSIAAPGYQTLTTYFVTGTDRAIEAHINLDPVATAATTEARQWPVNKDQLVISGYVRDADENTPLAGAQVSVGAYKTVSDNEGYFSVAFPASAAAIAEGKTPPAIAIRIAKAGYAAYTIQNFYAIPDVYTLKIALTAAGSPRLQQQPGATPTEETEVHKHGLFDRTAAEEQQRYAEPAAIAAAQKNEAAAAALAVAVPGTIRVGTSCSCTSCSVVQVMSLEAYTQTGLDDEWIASWGAASLQAGAVAYRTYGAWYVLHPVASSYDIAATTCNQAWQNDVATSTKNAAIATAGTVLLKNGAIFRSEYSSENNNSGCGNGYSGTGTSWPCISDPRCAGRAKFGHGRGMCQYGSSFWASDKTYGWILDHYYTPGGVSVQLPTAPGVTRIAFTVKDQSAGTAIASATIAATKVGGTTTTLTTNASGQVVFGADTGRYNITISKSGYNSLTTFFIGSAADDSIAADINLDLSGSVVAVPGIPSTIRVATSCACTTPCSSLSVQVMSLEAYVQTGLDDEWLSSWNAPSLQAGAVAYRSRGAWYVQHPFANNYDLSAAVCHQTWQNDRAASVKNAAIATAGVVLIKNGAIIKADYASENNNAGCGDGFSGNGTTWACISDTRCAGRTNNGSGKGMCQWGSSFWGTDQTYAWILDHYYGPDTVTIQVPAALMAAQPATKTSELTPDTDNLRLSPNPVTGSDVKVTYLLKEASQAATITLTNHYGSMVRQQRVMLQQGHNQLTLPTGKLKTGLYTVTIRLQTGKTASKKLMATE, from the coding sequence ATGATCAGAAAAAAGTTACTCCCTGTAATGATCCTTTTATTCTTGCTGCCTGTGCAACTATTGGCACAACAAATCACCTTTATCATAAAGGACCAACAAACCGGCTTTGCTGTTCCAGGCGCTACAGTCAGCGTAACAACGCCCAATGGGAAAGCCAGCTCATTGCAAGCCGCCAAAAATGGCAAAGCGCTGTTTGATGCCAGCACAGGAAGACATGACTTCTCCATTGCGGCGCCGGGCTATCAAACATTGACCACTTATTTTGTAACGGGTACCGACCGGGCTATTGAAGCCCATATCAATCTTGATCCTGTCGCTACCGCTGCAACCACTGAGGCCAGGCAATGGCCCGTGAATAAAGACCAGCTGGTGATCAGTGGTTATGTTAGGGATGCTGATGAAAATACACCGCTGGCAGGTGCGCAGGTAAGCGTCGGTGCTTATAAGACCGTATCGGACAATGAGGGTTACTTTTCTGTAGCATTCCCAGCCTCAGCAGCTGCTATTGCGGAAGGCAAAACACCGCCGGCCATTGCCATACGCATAGCGAAGGCCGGTTATGCAGCCTATACCATTCAAAACTTCTATGCGATACCTGATGTATATACGCTAAAGATCGCGCTTACAGCTGCCGGCTCACCACGGCTGCAGCAGCAGCCGGGAGCAACACCAACAGAAGAAACAGAAGTACATAAGCATGGTCTGTTTGACAGAACAGCCGCTGAGGAACAGCAACGCTACGCCGAACCAGCTGCCATAGCTGCTGCCCAAAAGAATGAGGCTGCCGCCGCAGCACTGGCCGTTGCCGTACCTGGCACCATACGGGTGGGCACCAGTTGCTCCTGCACCAGTTGCAGCGTGGTACAGGTGATGAGCCTGGAAGCCTATACACAAACGGGCCTGGATGATGAATGGATAGCCAGCTGGGGAGCAGCCTCCTTACAAGCTGGTGCAGTGGCCTATCGTACATACGGCGCCTGGTATGTATTGCACCCGGTGGCCAGCAGTTATGATATTGCCGCCACTACCTGCAACCAGGCCTGGCAAAATGATGTAGCTACCAGTACGAAGAACGCGGCCATCGCTACAGCCGGCACCGTATTGCTGAAGAACGGGGCTATTTTCCGGTCTGAATATTCTTCTGAAAATAATAATTCAGGTTGTGGCAATGGTTATAGCGGCACCGGTACTTCCTGGCCCTGCATATCGGATCCACGCTGTGCGGGCAGAGCCAAATTCGGGCATGGAAGAGGCATGTGCCAATATGGCTCCAGCTTCTGGGCCAGCGATAAAACGTATGGCTGGATACTGGACCATTATTATACGCCGGGTGGTGTGAGTGTGCAATTGCCTACTGCGCCTGGTGTAACCAGGATCGCTTTTACGGTAAAAGACCAAAGTGCGGGTACGGCTATTGCCAGCGCTACTATAGCCGCCACCAAAGTGGGTGGAACAACCACTACCCTCACTACCAATGCCAGTGGCCAGGTAGTGTTTGGGGCCGATACAGGCCGGTATAATATTACGATCTCTAAAAGTGGCTATAATTCCCTCACCACTTTCTTCATCGGTAGTGCAGCTGATGATTCCATTGCAGCCGATATCAACCTTGATCTATCGGGTTCAGTAGTTGCTGTGCCGGGTATTCCTTCCACTATACGAGTTGCTACCAGTTGCGCCTGTACAACACCCTGTAGTTCGTTATCGGTACAGGTCATGAGCCTGGAAGCGTATGTACAAACAGGTTTGGATGATGAGTGGCTGTCCAGCTGGAATGCTCCTTCTTTACAAGCTGGTGCTGTAGCCTACCGCTCACGCGGCGCCTGGTATGTGCAACACCCCTTTGCCAATAATTATGATCTGTCGGCTGCTGTCTGTCACCAGACCTGGCAGAATGACCGGGCTGCCAGCGTGAAGAATGCAGCCATTGCAACGGCTGGTGTAGTACTGATCAAGAATGGCGCTATTATAAAAGCCGATTATGCGTCAGAGAACAACAATGCCGGTTGTGGTGATGGGTTCAGTGGCAATGGTACCACCTGGGCCTGTATATCCGATACACGTTGCGCGGGCAGGACCAATAATGGCAGTGGGAAAGGCATGTGCCAATGGGGTTCCAGTTTCTGGGGTACTGATCAAACATATGCGTGGATCCTGGATCATTATTACGGGCCTGACACAGTAACCATTCAGGTACCTGCCGCCCTGATGGCCGCTCAACCCGCAACAAAAACCAGTGAACTAACGCCAGATACTGATAACCTGCGGTTATCACCCAATCCTGTTACCGGTTCTGACGTGAAAGTAACCTACCTGCTGAAGGAGGCTTCACAGGCGGCAACGATTACCCTGACAAACCATTACGGCAGCATGGTGCGTCAACAACGGGTAATGTTGCAGCAAGGTCATAACCAGTTGACCTTACCTACCGGCAAATTAAAAACCGGCTTATATACTGTGACGATCCGTTTACAAACCGGTAAAACAGCCAGTAAAAAACTGATGGCAACGGAATAA
- a CDS encoding alpha-L-fucosidase produces MKTICLAVLVLIVHICPAQKEQSDNRFSNNKNKPERQEWLRDLGFGMFIHFNVDAQLGITISHSLVGASDDYLQRYFKELPKTFDPAKFNAFEIAKLAKLAGMKYIVFTAKHHSGFCFWNTRTTDFNIMKTPYGKDLLKTYVEGVRKAGLAVGFYYSPEDFRFLYENNILIKRGDMKFDKKTSDAYDDLVKKQTTELFTMFGKIDVLFIDGEPKEPCKEVAWKLQPDVVITRGAINTPEQTLPGVALNEFWESCVTMGTQWNYKPTHDDIKKGGRLIELLVEARAKGGNFLLNVGPHPDGYIPYEQEIELREVAAWHFINQEAIEGVRPWIVTNEANIWFTASKDKRTVYAVITGIPDWVKGDRKEFVLGSVKATPNTVISVLGQNDKVTEYKNELDVKSRYEQKDDGLHISVARAQRVYDNYKWPNPITVKITHVEPALEPPVIETLAAAITPEGVSGKGRLLKKGNTDKVKLLFEYRPYAGFAENLYSTTWLKTSSVEATAEGPFTMPLPVLEKGKEYEFRAVVIHPQLTVRGDVKRFTVK; encoded by the coding sequence ATGAAAACAATCTGTTTGGCAGTACTCGTCTTAATAGTGCATATATGCCCTGCACAAAAAGAACAAAGCGATAATCGCTTCAGCAATAACAAAAACAAACCGGAACGCCAGGAATGGTTGCGCGACCTTGGGTTCGGGATGTTTATCCACTTTAATGTAGATGCCCAGCTTGGCATCACCATCAGCCATTCCCTGGTAGGCGCTTCAGACGATTACCTGCAGCGTTATTTTAAGGAATTGCCCAAAACCTTCGATCCCGCTAAGTTCAACGCCTTTGAGATTGCCAAACTGGCAAAGCTGGCCGGGATGAAATACATCGTTTTTACCGCCAAACATCATTCCGGCTTTTGTTTCTGGAATACCCGTACTACCGACTTTAATATCATGAAAACGCCTTATGGAAAAGATCTTTTAAAGACATACGTAGAAGGGGTACGGAAAGCCGGCCTGGCAGTGGGATTCTACTATTCGCCGGAAGATTTCCGGTTTCTGTACGAGAATAATATCCTCATCAAACGGGGTGATATGAAATTCGACAAGAAGACCAGCGACGCCTATGATGATCTTGTGAAGAAACAGACGACAGAGCTGTTTACTATGTTTGGCAAAATTGATGTCCTCTTTATTGATGGAGAACCGAAAGAGCCCTGTAAGGAAGTTGCCTGGAAACTGCAGCCCGATGTAGTCATTACCCGTGGCGCCATCAATACACCTGAACAAACCCTGCCAGGCGTAGCCCTGAATGAGTTTTGGGAGTCCTGTGTTACCATGGGTACACAATGGAATTACAAGCCAACGCATGACGATATCAAAAAAGGTGGACGGCTGATAGAACTATTGGTAGAAGCCCGTGCTAAGGGAGGTAATTTCCTGCTGAACGTGGGGCCGCATCCCGATGGATACATTCCTTATGAGCAGGAAATAGAACTAAGGGAAGTGGCAGCCTGGCATTTCATCAATCAGGAGGCAATAGAAGGCGTGCGTCCCTGGATTGTAACCAATGAAGCGAATATCTGGTTTACCGCATCCAAAGACAAGCGCACGGTGTATGCAGTCATTACCGGTATACCCGATTGGGTAAAAGGAGACCGCAAAGAATTTGTATTGGGTTCAGTGAAGGCCACACCCAATACAGTCATCAGCGTATTGGGCCAGAATGATAAAGTGACGGAATACAAGAACGAGCTGGATGTAAAATCACGGTATGAACAGAAAGACGATGGCCTGCATATTTCAGTGGCCAGGGCCCAAAGGGTTTATGACAACTACAAATGGCCCAATCCCATTACCGTAAAAATTACCCATGTTGAACCGGCCCTGGAACCGCCGGTGATTGAAACATTGGCAGCAGCAATAACCCCTGAAGGAGTGAGCGGGAAAGGCAGGTTGTTAAAAAAGGGGAATACAGATAAAGTCAAACTGCTCTTTGAATACAGGCCCTATGCAGGATTTGCCGAAAACCTGTACAGCACTACCTGGTTAAAGACCTCATCTGTAGAAGCCACTGCAGAAGGGCCATTTACCATGCCGCTCCCGGTACTTGAAAAAGGGAAAGAATATGAATTCCGGGCAGTCGTGATCCATCCGCAGCTAACTGTCAGGGGCGATGTAAAACGCTTCACCGTGAAATAA
- a CDS encoding S41 family peptidase — MCIKFTARTTSQKMLALFIAFLLFTFTGISQPVSCHQTLDSIKAYMEKNYVGFTDKVTPATQKAYQAHTRQSYAYAKTAQSRADYLFTIRHWISFFKDHHVFIEVPADKAHVEMISLDEQAVSRLGNTPASSIEGIYYMRDSTYKVAVVKSKKGLRSYTGVIVNSRTPLWKPGQVKFELIKTGKDSYQGIWYNRNHDVRFSTIGFKQQNGFEQEGWYKQGTVIKTEAAQPLFEEGLNATVSFKTINDSTGYIRIRSFDGAYAKAIDSIIKANLKHIQSMPRLIIDLRGNGGGSDHSISFLKPIIYTNPVKRIGLDLLTTPDNIAAWEYMVSKYRGKLPDDYLDKILQRIYRGKGKERELIHFADDETDSLPDIWSAPAKVAIVINRGCGSSTEEFLLIARQSKKVVFAGEHSKGVLDYSNIVPKDFYCPAFTLYYSTTRSRRIDVGLGIDNVGIQPNIPLDLSKNNWLEELLKKF, encoded by the coding sequence ATGTGTATCAAATTTACCGCCCGGACTACCAGCCAAAAGATGCTGGCTCTCTTTATCGCCTTTTTACTTTTTACATTTACCGGCATTAGTCAGCCTGTTAGCTGTCATCAAACACTGGATAGTATAAAAGCCTATATGGAGAAAAACTATGTAGGATTTACAGATAAGGTAACCCCTGCCACCCAAAAGGCTTACCAGGCACATACACGCCAATCTTATGCTTATGCGAAGACTGCTCAATCAAGGGCTGACTACCTCTTTACTATTCGCCACTGGATTAGTTTTTTCAAAGATCATCATGTTTTTATAGAGGTACCTGCCGACAAAGCCCATGTGGAAATGATCAGCTTGGACGAACAGGCAGTTAGCCGGTTGGGCAATACTCCTGCCTCCTCTATCGAAGGTATTTATTACATGCGCGATTCCACTTACAAGGTGGCGGTGGTGAAAAGTAAAAAAGGGCTACGTTCCTACACGGGCGTAATAGTTAATTCCCGGACACCCCTGTGGAAACCCGGCCAGGTGAAGTTTGAATTGATCAAAACAGGCAAGGATTCGTACCAGGGCATCTGGTACAATCGTAACCATGATGTCCGCTTTTCCACTATCGGATTTAAGCAACAAAACGGATTCGAGCAGGAAGGCTGGTATAAGCAGGGAACTGTGATAAAAACGGAAGCTGCGCAACCTTTGTTTGAAGAGGGACTTAATGCCACTGTCTCTTTCAAAACCATCAATGATTCAACCGGTTATATACGTATCAGGAGCTTTGACGGTGCTTACGCCAAAGCCATTGACTCTATTATAAAGGCCAACTTAAAGCACATTCAATCCATGCCCAGACTCATTATAGACCTGCGGGGCAATGGAGGTGGCAGCGATCATTCGATATCCTTCCTAAAACCTATCATTTACACCAATCCTGTAAAAAGAATTGGTCTTGACCTGCTGACCACCCCTGATAATATAGCCGCCTGGGAATATATGGTCAGTAAATACCGGGGCAAGCTTCCCGATGATTACCTGGACAAGATATTACAGCGGATTTATCGTGGAAAAGGAAAAGAACGGGAGCTGATCCATTTTGCAGATGATGAAACAGATAGCCTGCCAGACATCTGGTCTGCCCCTGCCAAAGTAGCCATCGTTATTAATCGTGGATGTGGCAGCTCTACTGAAGAGTTTTTACTGATCGCCCGGCAAAGTAAGAAAGTAGTTTTTGCCGGTGAGCATTCCAAGGGCGTATTGGATTATTCCAATATTGTTCCGAAAGATTTTTATTGCCCCGCCTTTACTTTATATTATTCTACCACCCGCTCCCGCCGGATTGATGTGGGACTCGGCATAGACAATGTGGGCATACAGCCCAATATCCCACTCGACCTAAGTAAAAACAACTGGCTGGAAGAGTTATTGAAGAAATTTTAA